Proteins from a single region of Bdellovibrio svalbardensis:
- a CDS encoding beta-sandwich domain-containing protein translates to MKRYLIASVLASLTMMQMPAHAEMLDLPDPGLSAVPSLPVSQPQAPVSQPQAAVQSETVQRERMGSVVVNSMTRQSGGEIYRIDLSPSLNLSRVEVKVLKSRLKISKAEAVMASGQRILLRELMAGAAAETGTTLVSESINAEIKALEITGESYSAEADIRVTGVSMVGQPVLTLKRAPVVVKPANPPVQDSCQVGRSDEALLKTHLDQIALWGGRAQAALAGSAVQSFAINEMDRSVQNVVSIVESQNLKASAEYLQQLMDFYTQKFAEAAAGSKVEARYKTLRRAFAGAFESASNMAMDCKIRNMRGTSEELITQTQVYYEKYTKTPNGSVEETLYRRLARAAADRVLPAYDAELARNNSFRKLEKEYQFNYSRYTKVPTGSILESTYRAMARKAIDRALVVLANEVRSMDAEQKYRLLEEYQGKYQATEVGSIHESFAKSVLRTVGN, encoded by the coding sequence ATGAAACGCTATTTGATCGCGTCTGTTCTTGCGTCCCTAACTATGATGCAAATGCCAGCTCATGCTGAAATGTTGGATTTGCCGGATCCAGGGTTATCTGCGGTGCCGTCGCTTCCAGTAAGCCAGCCGCAAGCACCAGTAAGCCAACCGCAAGCGGCAGTGCAGTCCGAAACTGTTCAAAGAGAGCGCATGGGCTCAGTGGTTGTGAACTCGATGACAAGACAAAGCGGTGGCGAGATCTATCGTATTGATCTCAGCCCTTCGTTAAATCTTAGCAGAGTCGAAGTCAAAGTTTTGAAGAGTCGCCTAAAAATCAGCAAGGCAGAAGCCGTGATGGCCAGCGGTCAACGCATTCTTTTGCGCGAATTGATGGCAGGGGCGGCGGCAGAAACAGGGACGACATTGGTCTCTGAAAGTATCAATGCTGAAATCAAAGCTCTTGAAATCACCGGCGAGTCTTATTCTGCGGAAGCAGATATTCGTGTAACCGGAGTGTCCATGGTCGGTCAGCCTGTTTTGACGCTTAAAAGAGCGCCGGTCGTGGTGAAGCCCGCAAATCCTCCAGTTCAAGATTCTTGTCAGGTGGGTCGTTCTGACGAGGCCTTGCTGAAAACACACCTGGATCAGATCGCTTTGTGGGGCGGACGTGCACAGGCGGCGTTAGCTGGCTCGGCGGTGCAGTCATTTGCGATCAATGAGATGGATCGTTCCGTGCAAAATGTAGTTTCAATTGTTGAGTCGCAGAATCTTAAAGCCTCTGCGGAATATCTTCAGCAGCTGATGGATTTTTATACACAAAAATTCGCCGAGGCTGCGGCTGGCAGCAAGGTTGAAGCCAGATACAAAACACTGCGCAGAGCTTTTGCCGGGGCATTTGAGTCAGCTTCAAACATGGCGATGGATTGCAAAATCAGAAATATGCGTGGTACCTCAGAAGAGTTGATTACTCAGACTCAAGTTTATTACGAGAAATACACGAAGACCCCGAACGGATCTGTAGAGGAAACTCTGTACCGAAGACTTGCTCGTGCGGCGGCAGATAGAGTTTTGCCTGCTTACGATGCGGAACTCGCCCGCAATAATAGTTTCAGAAAGTTAGAAAAGGAATATCAGTTCAATTATTCAAGATATACGAAGGTTCCAACTGGAAGTATTCTAGAGAGTACTTATAGAGCAATGGCCCGTAAAGCCATTGACAGAGCCTTGGTGGTTCTGGCAAATGAAGTGCGTTCTATGGATGCCGAACAAAAATACCGATTGCTTGAAGAGTACCAAGGAAAATACCAAGCAACGGAGGTGGGCAGTATTCATGAAAGTTTTGCGAAAAGCGTTTTAAGAACTGTCGGCAACTAA
- a CDS encoding site-specific integrase, producing MGSYYLKKIKESGWTLYKQEYKDGKRSQERVPVLAYLDLGISPAWPYIKASEAVKNLNKSNSVEKEKIRNAAKRAVEYVSLNEDLFPSELMSKFKEKLEEENFGSDEHLKKLYSHFNFIQQMAIELRLDARDYKGSAKKIYKYFIQRKISVNYSGRILSLVNRWGAFVAKERNQFFEEVPAPRGRELSAIADAQKTKRGVETELGVRTESLPLTVEILESSKKFLLPEHYNWLKLSVWFGLRPEEVDLLTDERRFRLEMSLKSGVKVLNVYQSKLQSVAESKRWKRIPIIFDEQDQCLQIIVSGEFRRPLHKTVRKHCGKGITLYGGRKAFVDMMLDKGQKIEDISQWLGHTSLDTTWAHYKNKEIVNFVQTASTVEARQA from the coding sequence TTGGGTTCCTATTATCTCAAAAAAATTAAAGAGAGCGGTTGGACTTTGTACAAGCAGGAGTACAAAGACGGAAAGCGTTCGCAAGAGCGAGTGCCAGTGCTTGCTTATCTTGATCTTGGGATCTCTCCCGCGTGGCCGTACATCAAAGCCAGTGAAGCAGTCAAAAATCTAAACAAGTCTAATTCTGTTGAAAAAGAAAAGATCAGAAATGCAGCGAAGCGTGCCGTTGAGTACGTTTCATTAAATGAAGATCTCTTTCCTTCAGAACTCATGTCTAAATTTAAAGAAAAGTTAGAAGAAGAAAATTTTGGTTCCGATGAGCATTTAAAAAAACTCTATTCACACTTTAATTTCATTCAGCAGATGGCCATTGAACTTCGTTTGGATGCTCGTGACTACAAAGGTTCAGCAAAGAAGATCTACAAGTATTTTATCCAAAGAAAAATCTCAGTAAATTACTCGGGCCGTATTCTATCATTGGTAAATCGCTGGGGTGCATTTGTTGCGAAAGAAAGAAATCAATTCTTCGAAGAAGTGCCAGCACCTCGCGGTCGGGAGTTGTCTGCCATTGCCGATGCTCAAAAGACAAAAAGAGGAGTGGAGACTGAGCTAGGGGTCAGAACAGAATCTTTACCTTTAACCGTTGAAATTCTTGAAAGTTCGAAAAAGTTTTTGCTACCTGAACACTACAATTGGTTAAAACTATCCGTTTGGTTCGGTCTACGTCCGGAAGAGGTTGACTTACTAACTGACGAAAGAAGATTTAGACTTGAGATGAGTCTAAAGAGTGGTGTGAAGGTTTTAAATGTTTACCAATCCAAACTACAATCGGTAGCAGAATCAAAACGTTGGAAGCGCATTCCGATTATCTTTGATGAGCAAGATCAATGTTTGCAGATTATTGTGTCTGGTGAGTTTAGAAGACCTTTACATAAAACAGTGCGCAAACATTGCGGTAAAGGGATTACTCTTTATGGCGGCCGTAAGGCTTTTGTGGACATGATGCTTGATAAAGGTCAGAAGATCGAAGACATTTCTCAGTGGTTGGGGCATACATCGCTGGATACAACCTGGGCACATTATAAAAATAAAGAGATCGTAAACTTCGTTCAGACAGCATCTACTGTTGAAGCTAGGCAAGCTTAA
- a CDS encoding HEPN domain-containing protein — protein MAKSKMVDLWLKKAGRDLRFSKAALTLEEQFFDEIVFHCQQSVEKSIKAFLTFHKEPFGKTHDIGELLLLVAKIDAGLAQLLDSSKILSKYAVAIRYPDAQGLDVVIDNETVTRSLALADAVYVELSGRIG, from the coding sequence TTGGCTAAGTCAAAGATGGTAGATCTCTGGCTTAAGAAGGCAGGACGTGATTTACGCTTCTCTAAAGCGGCACTCACCCTAGAGGAGCAGTTCTTCGATGAAATTGTTTTTCATTGCCAACAGTCTGTAGAGAAGTCCATCAAAGCCTTTCTTACTTTCCATAAAGAGCCCTTTGGAAAAACTCATGATATTGGCGAGCTATTATTGCTAGTGGCAAAGATTGATGCCGGACTTGCACAACTTTTGGATTCCTCAAAAATCCTCTCTAAGTACGCCGTAGCAATTCGTTACCCTGATGCTCAAGGCTTGGATGTTGTGATCGACAATGAAACTGTAACTCGAAGTCTCGCTCTGGCGGACGCGGTTTATGTGGAATTAAGCGGAAGAATCGGCTGA
- a CDS encoding nucleotidyltransferase domain-containing protein, producing MAVADEKLPNIIRILTKEFHPKRILLFGSRARGDNHAASDYDLVLIGASSSLPKVERMQRASDLLYPLGVTADVFFYSEQEFNDWKDEFSSIPEVASREGLELDLG from the coding sequence ATGGCAGTCGCTGACGAAAAACTCCCAAATATCATTCGAATTCTGACGAAGGAATTCCACCCAAAAAGGATCTTACTTTTTGGATCGCGAGCGCGTGGAGACAATCACGCTGCCAGCGATTACGATTTGGTCTTAATCGGCGCTTCTTCATCCCTTCCTAAAGTTGAAAGAATGCAGCGAGCATCGGATCTTCTCTATCCACTCGGCGTAACTGCCGATGTCTTTTTTTATTCGGAACAAGAGTTTAACGACTGGAAGGATGAGTTCAGCTCTATCCCCGAGGTTGCCTCACGCGAAGGCCTGGAGTTAGATCTTGGCTAA
- a CDS encoding Eco57I restriction-modification methylase domain-containing protein, whose protein sequence is MAKASQRERFAATVEKLVRKFDADKEFYMSSEYNESQARLDFIDHFFVALNWDLSNKDGVPYHRRDVIVERGDTTSRVRPDYTFRLSGRAKFFVEAKAPNQPLDNIYHVFQAKSYAWSSPDADVAILTDFERLKVFDCRATPEVDKPNKGLIKDIKYSDFLKEVDFLWQFSKENVQAGSLSKLLVDNETSKKNRVKVDKQFLKFLMEWRLDFANQIWKGNKGYDESKLDEVVDLIVNRIIFLRVAEDREILTRPTLISMSAHWNETKKYSLWEKILSHFEDINDDLNGILFKKSVLTDKLRVPDQLLFDFIQNLYFPNSPYRFDEIPIELLGTIYEQYLGKQFEVNGKNIVLVDKPEVRKAGGVFYTPQNVVDTIVQKTLSEFSKGKKYSELSKISILDPACGSGSFLITAFSKLLNLHLDYLIANPSKVEQGKFFPDLVKDDRGEWKLSIEKKRDILQTNIFGVDIDQQAINICVMSLYLKALEGEQRLPTKKSLLPTLDKNIKCGNSLVSGNTKELKQLIGEDYDSRKPFNWVLNFTKVLKDKNGFDVIIMNPPYVKIQKLLEDETNDVKYIQEKYRTAAEGSADIYVAFIEKSLELLNPSGQLGLICPHKFFQAEYGQPLRDLLSESHFLNEIVSFGDIQIFEKASTYTCLLYCSKQPHEEIKFSRVKDEESLQLSLTATLERKERFEDKTLVIDFVKAKELRESAEWNFVVGSERKPFDLLSSQRVFLGSLTKDIYQGVITGADDAFILQGNIKKNSRTALLRSLELGTEVEVETDLLMPVMQGYTDVKHFKVNKPSAYIILPYQRNEAGKALLIPNQEMKSDYPLTWRYLKENKPLLEKREKGKWAGPDFHCFSRNQNLLRFQDPKIMIPYMVDKLCGFYDGAEKRYFVNVTTGGYGLELNPNSGVSYNYILGLINSTAMNFFIKKIGSTFRGGYFPCSTQFLRKLPIVMPSTKMEKEIVKKIEDLVAAINIQLLKGIHFTDDEVFENQAELDQLVNQLYAVDKFYEIMSVA, encoded by the coding sequence GTGGCAAAAGCATCACAGAGAGAAAGATTTGCAGCAACAGTTGAAAAACTAGTTAGAAAATTTGATGCCGACAAAGAATTTTATATGTCGAGTGAATACAACGAATCTCAAGCGCGCCTTGATTTCATTGATCATTTTTTCGTAGCTCTCAATTGGGATCTGTCGAATAAAGATGGCGTTCCCTATCATAGACGTGATGTTATTGTTGAGCGCGGTGATACTACATCTCGTGTGCGACCAGATTACACTTTTAGATTAAGTGGACGAGCGAAGTTCTTCGTTGAAGCTAAGGCTCCAAATCAGCCGCTCGATAATATCTATCATGTCTTCCAAGCTAAGTCTTATGCATGGAGTTCTCCCGATGCAGATGTTGCAATCTTAACTGACTTTGAAAGACTTAAGGTGTTTGACTGTAGGGCTACTCCAGAAGTCGACAAGCCGAATAAGGGATTAATTAAGGATATCAAGTATTCAGACTTCTTGAAGGAAGTTGATTTCCTTTGGCAGTTTTCAAAGGAAAATGTTCAAGCCGGATCGCTATCTAAACTCCTTGTTGATAATGAGACTTCCAAAAAGAACAGAGTTAAAGTAGACAAGCAATTCTTAAAATTCCTTATGGAGTGGCGGTTAGATTTTGCTAATCAAATTTGGAAAGGTAATAAAGGATATGATGAATCCAAATTGGATGAAGTCGTCGATTTGATTGTAAATCGAATTATCTTTTTAAGAGTTGCAGAAGATCGTGAGATCCTTACTCGTCCGACATTGATTTCAATGTCTGCTCATTGGAATGAGACTAAAAAGTACAGTCTTTGGGAGAAAATTCTTTCTCATTTCGAAGACATTAATGATGATCTGAATGGTATCTTATTCAAAAAATCAGTTTTGACTGACAAGCTGAGAGTTCCTGATCAGTTACTTTTCGACTTCATTCAAAATCTATATTTTCCAAATAGTCCGTATCGTTTTGACGAAATTCCAATTGAATTACTTGGCACAATCTATGAGCAATATCTTGGAAAGCAATTTGAGGTTAATGGAAAAAATATCGTACTTGTAGATAAGCCTGAAGTCAGAAAAGCCGGTGGAGTTTTTTATACTCCGCAAAATGTAGTTGATACGATTGTTCAGAAAACTTTGTCAGAGTTTAGTAAAGGAAAGAAATATTCTGAACTCTCGAAGATTTCGATTCTTGATCCAGCCTGTGGGTCGGGTTCATTCTTAATTACGGCATTCTCGAAATTGTTGAATCTTCACTTAGATTACCTCATTGCGAATCCAAGTAAGGTTGAGCAAGGTAAATTCTTTCCTGATCTCGTCAAGGATGATCGTGGCGAATGGAAGTTATCTATTGAGAAAAAACGGGATATTCTTCAAACAAATATTTTTGGTGTAGATATAGATCAACAAGCAATCAACATCTGTGTCATGAGTTTGTACTTAAAGGCATTGGAGGGCGAACAGAGACTTCCGACCAAAAAATCTTTATTACCAACTCTCGATAAAAATATTAAGTGCGGAAATTCTTTAGTTAGCGGAAATACAAAAGAGCTCAAACAATTGATTGGCGAGGATTACGATTCGCGAAAGCCATTTAATTGGGTTTTGAATTTTACAAAGGTGCTAAAGGATAAAAATGGTTTTGACGTAATCATAATGAATCCACCCTATGTAAAGATTCAGAAACTTTTGGAAGATGAGACGAATGACGTTAAGTATATTCAAGAGAAATACCGAACGGCTGCAGAAGGATCCGCGGATATTTATGTGGCATTCATTGAAAAGAGTTTAGAACTTTTGAATCCGTCAGGGCAACTTGGATTGATTTGTCCACATAAGTTCTTTCAGGCGGAGTACGGTCAACCACTCAGAGATTTATTGAGTGAGAGCCACTTTTTGAATGAAATAGTATCCTTTGGCGATATCCAAATTTTCGAGAAAGCAAGCACCTACACATGTCTGTTGTATTGCTCCAAACAGCCTCACGAGGAAATTAAGTTCTCTAGAGTTAAGGATGAGGAAAGCCTTCAGCTTTCACTGACGGCCACATTGGAAAGAAAAGAGCGCTTTGAAGACAAGACTTTGGTAATCGACTTCGTTAAAGCAAAAGAACTTAGAGAGTCTGCAGAGTGGAATTTTGTAGTTGGCAGTGAGCGAAAGCCTTTTGATTTGTTATCTTCGCAGCGGGTATTTTTGGGAAGTCTTACTAAAGATATCTACCAGGGAGTCATTACTGGGGCTGATGATGCCTTTATTTTGCAAGGAAATATCAAAAAGAACTCTAGGACAGCTCTTTTGAGATCGCTTGAGTTGGGTACTGAAGTTGAAGTGGAAACAGATCTCTTGATGCCTGTTATGCAGGGCTATACGGATGTAAAACACTTCAAAGTGAACAAACCTTCGGCGTACATTATTCTTCCTTATCAACGAAATGAAGCTGGGAAGGCTCTGCTAATTCCAAATCAAGAAATGAAATCGGATTATCCTCTTACATGGCGCTATCTGAAGGAAAATAAACCGCTTTTAGAAAAAAGAGAAAAAGGAAAATGGGCGGGACCGGATTTCCATTGTTTCTCGAGAAACCAAAACCTTCTGAGATTTCAAGATCCTAAAATAATGATACCTTATATGGTTGATAAGCTATGCGGATTCTATGATGGAGCTGAGAAGCGTTATTTCGTAAACGTAACTACGGGTGGCTACGGTCTCGAATTGAATCCTAACTCAGGAGTTAGCTATAACTATATTCTCGGTTTGATTAACAGTACTGCCATGAACTTTTTTATCAAGAAGATCGGAAGTACTTTTAGGGGCGGATACTTCCCGTGTAGCACTCAATTTCTCAGAAAACTTCCTATAGTCATGCCAAGCACCAAGATGGAAAAAGAAATTGTTAAAAAGATTGAAGATCTAGTAGCTGCAATAAATATTCAACTACTAAAAGGGATTCATTTTACAGATGATGAGGTGTTCGAGAATCAAGCTGAGCTCGATCAATTGGTGAACCAGCTGTATGCGGTAGACAAATTCTACGAAATTATGTCTGTCGCCTAG
- a CDS encoding cold-shock protein, producing the protein MKSGRIKWFDEKKGYGFIETDKKDLVFLHYSAVSTDRLKDLKEGTAVNFTQEKDGEILRVKELSFEDPT; encoded by the coding sequence ATGAAATCAGGTCGTATTAAATGGTTTGACGAAAAAAAGGGATACGGATTTATAGAAACTGACAAGAAAGATTTAGTCTTTCTGCATTACTCTGCGGTATCTACGGATCGCTTAAAAGACTTGAAAGAAGGTACTGCCGTCAATTTCACACAAGAAAAAGACGGCGAGATTCTCAGAGTAAAAGAATTAAGCTTCGAAGACCCTACCTAG
- a CDS encoding type I restriction endonuclease — MARETKQDRTVRAILDQTIEHLHELKTLDASVSSKELDVERWAQSFLRNCLGYTASAGYTIRAQETKGKTRPDLIVLHKDKPVFVVEVKKIGFDLSKSDFRSGKTQLAEYLNQIGNVRWGMLTNGVEWKLFDFSQTQYGGIEISAFDLKSDGDMINVTKKSVEEQCYEFFDFHESSFTESSWPELSKEAMAFSPESLSKAILSVDVVRYIAKFVRGEHEFKANHEILTDRLYWLLEQGLNDAIAGWNETKAAEIHKYVKAQKRASRKTKKSKRDASTTECLMTEAIANTSNNTDSNKAAS, encoded by the coding sequence ATGGCTAGAGAAACAAAACAAGATAGAACTGTACGCGCAATACTCGATCAAACAATCGAACATCTTCATGAATTAAAAACTTTAGACGCAAGCGTGTCTTCCAAAGAACTTGATGTCGAAAGATGGGCGCAAAGCTTCTTGCGAAACTGTCTTGGCTACACTGCTTCTGCAGGCTATACAATCCGTGCTCAAGAAACCAAAGGTAAAACACGCCCTGATCTGATTGTTTTACACAAAGACAAGCCCGTCTTCGTTGTCGAAGTCAAAAAAATCGGCTTCGATCTTTCAAAATCAGACTTCAGATCTGGGAAAACTCAACTTGCTGAGTATCTAAATCAAATCGGAAATGTTCGTTGGGGTATGCTTACCAACGGTGTTGAGTGGAAACTCTTTGATTTCTCTCAAACACAATATGGCGGCATCGAAATTTCAGCTTTCGATTTGAAATCTGATGGCGACATGATCAACGTCACTAAGAAATCAGTTGAAGAGCAATGCTATGAGTTCTTTGATTTCCATGAATCATCATTCACAGAGAGCAGCTGGCCTGAGCTATCTAAGGAAGCAATGGCGTTCTCGCCAGAGTCTCTTTCAAAAGCTATTCTGTCTGTAGATGTCGTTCGTTACATTGCGAAGTTTGTTCGCGGTGAACATGAATTCAAGGCGAATCACGAAATTCTAACGGATCGCCTTTATTGGTTGTTAGAGCAAGGTTTGAACGACGCCATTGCTGGTTGGAACGAAACCAAGGCGGCGGAGATTCATAAGTATGTAAAGGCTCAAAAACGTGCTTCGCGGAAGACAAAAAAATCTAAACGAGATGCCTCAACGACCGAATGTCTAATGACAGAAGCCATAGCAAATACTTCTAACAACACAGACAGCAACAAGGCCGCTTCATAG
- the pgaC gene encoding poly-beta-1,6-N-acetyl-D-glucosamine synthase codes for MIISYLPKIIKILFMIIPFVLPVIWIMGAFVFYFKRERKRAPLSEFSDRPYTILIPCYNEEQTVEATIRSLDHLPLGKCEIIAINDGSRDKTQAVLEKLAMSRPHMRVINLVQNRGKAAALTLGAMASRYEFILCIDADSELDAEAPRFMLEHFRDEHIAGVTGNPRVKNRGTLVGRLQVGEFSALVGMIKRYHQTLGRLFALSGVLVMFRKSAIESIGYWDTDTVTEDVGISWKLQTSGWALKYEPKATCDVLMPDTLKGLWKQRLRWAQGGFEVVLKHGRSVLKSRDTGLRLILLEYIFSVTWAFLLPVTIGFAIFGKNLHDINIHYAILLTGVMSFMQFLVGLFLHGRYEKSSGLGFVAIWYPFAYWMINSFVLFVAIPKVLFGPKRQFSSWISPDRGGVTYAKDN; via the coding sequence ATGATCATTTCTTATCTGCCTAAAATTATTAAAATCTTGTTTATGATCATTCCCTTTGTCCTGCCAGTGATCTGGATTATGGGGGCCTTTGTTTTTTACTTCAAAAGAGAACGCAAGCGCGCTCCTCTTTCTGAGTTTTCCGATCGGCCGTACACGATTCTTATCCCCTGCTACAATGAGGAACAGACGGTCGAAGCGACCATTCGCTCCTTGGATCATTTGCCATTGGGAAAATGCGAAATCATTGCGATCAACGACGGAAGCCGCGATAAGACTCAAGCTGTTCTAGAAAAATTGGCGATGTCGCGCCCTCATATGCGAGTTATTAATTTAGTCCAAAATCGCGGCAAAGCGGCGGCATTGACCTTGGGAGCCATGGCCAGTCGCTATGAGTTTATTTTGTGCATCGATGCCGACTCTGAATTGGATGCTGAGGCTCCCCGCTTTATGCTGGAACACTTCCGCGATGAACACATCGCCGGTGTGACAGGCAATCCGCGTGTGAAAAATCGTGGCACTTTGGTGGGACGCCTTCAGGTCGGAGAATTCTCGGCCCTGGTGGGGATGATCAAACGCTATCATCAAACTTTGGGTCGTTTGTTTGCCCTGTCAGGTGTTTTGGTGATGTTCCGTAAGTCAGCCATTGAAAGCATTGGATACTGGGACACTGATACCGTGACTGAAGATGTTGGTATTAGCTGGAAATTGCAAACCTCTGGTTGGGCTCTTAAGTACGAGCCCAAGGCGACCTGTGACGTGCTTATGCCTGACACCTTGAAGGGACTTTGGAAGCAACGCCTTCGTTGGGCTCAAGGTGGATTTGAAGTTGTTCTAAAACACGGCAGATCTGTTTTAAAAAGCCGTGATACCGGTCTTCGTTTGATTCTTTTGGAATATATTTTCTCTGTGACCTGGGCGTTTCTTTTGCCTGTGACCATTGGTTTTGCGATTTTCGGTAAGAACTTGCACGACATCAATATCCATTACGCGATTCTGCTGACCGGAGTGATGAGCTTCATGCAGTTCCTGGTAGGTTTGTTCCTGCACGGACGCTATGAAAAATCATCGGGTTTGGGCTTTGTCGCTATTTGGTATCCGTTTGCCTATTGGATGATTAATAGTTTTGTGTTATTTGTGGCGATTCCCAAAGTTCTTTTTGGTCCAAAACGCCAATTCAGTTCTTGGATCAGTCCCGATCGTGGTGGAGTAACCTATGCGAAAGATAATTGA
- a CDS encoding winged helix-turn-helix domain-containing protein, with amino-acid sequence MSEPTLSKAQVRSLWLKSQGLHESNPFGSGPKASVRAIKHLGYVQIDTISVIERCHHHILYSRIPDYKKSHLQQAQSKDKTVFEYWTHALAYVATDDFKYFINDMKRRKKDPWYSSVTEADVKKVVATIKKQGAISIRDVNDEVLVDKDHAWASKKPTKKTLQCAFNGGDLVISERQGMLKKYELPDRHFGWTKRPKAASAAEVFEYHIDRALRSQGVVSVESISYMQKVAHKKEILKRLEARVRQGGLMPVQVEGVEKVQFWMEPSHLDEGIDDANDLTHILSPFDPLVIQRKRFNMFFDYDHRFEAYLPKEKRKYGYFTLPVIIGDQAVAVLDLKTDRQNQELLIQQWSWLGKHKSQGNKKLIEQELQRFEKFQLAK; translated from the coding sequence ATGTCTGAACCCACTCTCTCAAAAGCACAAGTCCGTTCCCTCTGGTTGAAGTCCCAAGGTCTTCACGAGTCGAATCCTTTTGGCAGTGGCCCGAAGGCAAGCGTAAGGGCCATCAAGCACCTTGGGTACGTGCAAATCGATACGATCAGTGTGATTGAAAGATGCCATCATCATATTCTTTATTCGCGCATTCCTGATTATAAAAAGTCCCATCTGCAGCAAGCGCAAAGCAAAGATAAAACAGTTTTTGAGTATTGGACTCATGCTCTTGCCTATGTCGCGACGGATGACTTTAAATATTTCATCAACGATATGAAGCGCCGAAAGAAAGATCCCTGGTATTCGTCGGTGACGGAAGCGGATGTCAAAAAAGTTGTGGCCACAATTAAAAAACAAGGGGCTATTTCAATTCGCGATGTGAATGATGAAGTTCTGGTGGATAAGGATCATGCGTGGGCAAGTAAGAAGCCGACCAAGAAAACTCTGCAATGTGCTTTTAATGGCGGGGACTTAGTCATTAGTGAGCGCCAAGGAATGCTAAAGAAGTACGAACTTCCGGATCGTCATTTTGGTTGGACAAAAAGGCCCAAGGCGGCCTCGGCTGCGGAGGTTTTTGAATACCACATTGATCGTGCTCTGCGCTCGCAAGGGGTGGTCAGTGTTGAGTCGATTTCTTACATGCAGAAAGTTGCGCATAAAAAAGAGATTCTTAAACGCCTTGAAGCCCGCGTTCGTCAGGGCGGCTTGATGCCAGTTCAAGTTGAAGGTGTTGAGAAAGTTCAATTTTGGATGGAGCCTTCTCATCTTGATGAGGGGATTGATGACGCCAATGATTTGACGCATATCCTGTCGCCATTTGATCCGTTAGTGATTCAAAGAAAACGTTTTAATATGTTCTTTGATTACGATCATCGCTTTGAGGCCTACCTGCCGAAAGAGAAAAGAAAATACGGATACTTCACCTTGCCCGTGATCATCGGGGATCAAGCGGTGGCTGTTCTTGATTTAAAGACCGACCGTCAAAATCAGGAACTGCTGATTCAGCAGTGGAGCTGGTTGGGGAAGCATAAGTCTCAAGGTAATAAGAAGTTGATTGAACAAGAGCTTCAGCGCTTCGAGAAGTTTCAGCTCGCGAAATAA
- a CDS encoding VOC family protein has product MTKLSHIDLNVSNYAASIRFYDLILTPLGWKRLVCQKEFTTYSDGAMKICLCPTEEKYIAAGFHRKRTGLNHLAFYASSKEEVDQFYSTVLVKNGIACLYEKSPSGDDDYYAVFFEDPDRIKLEVVFAPRYCQPEDWTNTLESNFDPYKV; this is encoded by the coding sequence ATGACCAAACTAAGTCACATCGATCTGAATGTTTCCAATTATGCAGCGAGTATTCGTTTTTATGATTTGATTCTGACTCCATTAGGCTGGAAACGTCTGGTCTGCCAAAAGGAATTCACCACCTACAGCGATGGCGCCATGAAGATCTGCCTATGCCCCACCGAAGAGAAATACATCGCAGCAGGTTTTCATCGCAAAAGAACCGGACTAAATCATTTGGCTTTTTATGCCTCTTCAAAAGAAGAGGTCGATCAGTTTTATTCAACTGTTCTAGTCAAAAATGGAATTGCTTGTTTGTACGAAAAATCTCCGTCCGGAGATGATGATTACTATGCGGTCTTCTTTGAAGACCCTGATCGAATCAAACTGGAAGTGGTCTTTGCTCCCCGCTATTGTCAGCCTGAAGACTGGACCAATACGCTTGAAAGCAATTTTGATCCTTATAAGGTTTAG